Proteins found in one Pseudochaenichthys georgianus chromosome 13, fPseGeo1.2, whole genome shotgun sequence genomic segment:
- the LOC117457232 gene encoding stAR-related lipid transfer protein 13-like isoform X3 yields the protein MTSRRNSAKLKLRRSFSEQLRSSTSKAWDLLWRNVRERRLAEIEAKEACDWLRAAGFPQYAQLFEDSQFPIDITPVKRDHDFLDKDLVEPLCRRLNTLNKCASMKLDVNLPKKKSEDSDEEDLFAISDKWTFEWSSRRWSRLQDTDCLLGEGQPSSDGLPLRTTTSSESVLTDLSEPEISSLHSESSGGSGHRGLSTEDSDCSNRTGSDSAAMPDSTSLTMPHIPKDIAHYGSLPNKHGKISHTRAKDFLKRMETLRSNGTLGRGRKSLVIGSPVLQKEAQALKTLQCVEIINGDAEAPELPPNKVQPSQSSSEGSSHSSGSAVSTPSLKERKPHRADHKRSGMYLEDLDIFSGTQVNKVAEQNRRNEFCSYEDLVVHIPKDHKPGTFPKALSIESLSPTNGASINWHRGSMHLDSPLISCRKESRPVTQCCSRGSRISVYDNVPGSHLYASTGDLIDLEKEDLFPHLDDILLHVNGLQQIVDHWSKNVLPVGEGLSQVDSKKEHEAGQQSSSQITLDFEGNSVAESQTTPSYGDRDRVSLAETESTVLRERRDSGVGASLTRPNRLRWPSFQISNRLSHSVASLQITNQSAGQLSLLQKFSLLRLTAIMEKYSMSNKHGWTWSVPKFMKRMKVPDYKDKNVFGVPLIVHVQRSGQPLPLGLQQALRYLRSQCLDQVGLFRKSGVKSRIQALRQMNENSPDNVNYEDQSAYDVADMVKQFFRDLPEPLLTSKLGETFLHIYQYVPKDQRLQAVQAAIMLMSDENREVLQTLLCFLSDVTSSVEENQMTPMNIAVCLAPSLFHLNILKKDNLSPRAMRKKYATGRPDQKDLNENLAATQGLAHMIVECNHLLRYNNL from the exons AAATCGAGGCGAAAGAGGCGTGTGACTGGCTGCGTGCGGCAGGATTTCCCCAGTATGCTCAGCTCTTTGAAG ATTCCCAATTCCCCATTGACATAACCCCTGTGAAAAGAGATCATGACTTTCTGGACAAAGATCTCGTGGAACCTCTGTGCAG GCGACTCAACACCTTGAACAAGTGTGCCTCTATGAAACTTGACGTGAACCTTCCTAAGAAGAAA AGTGAAGACTCTGATGAAGAAGACCTGTTTGCTATCAGTGACAAATGGACCTTTGAGTGGAGCAGCCGGCGTTGGTCCAGGCTACAGGACACTGATTGTCTGCTGGGAGAGGGTCAGCCCTCCAGCGACGGCCTGCCTCTGAGAACCACCACCAGCAGCGAGAGTGTTCTGACTGACCTCAGCGAGCCAGAGATTTCCTCCCTGCACAGTGAGAGCAGCGGGGGCAGCGGCCACAGAGGCCTCAGCACAGAGGACTCTGACTGCTCCAACCGCACCGGCTCCGATTCTGCAGCAATGCCAGACTCTACTTCTCTCACAATGCCTCACATCCCCAAAGACATTGCCCACTACGGCTCACTACCTAATAAGCATGGCAAGATAAGCCACACCCGTGCCAAAGACTTCTTGAAGCGCATGGAGACACTGCGATCCAATGGAACACTGGGAAGGGGTCGTAAGTCATTGGTAATCGGCTCTCCGGTGCTGCAGAAGGAGGCCCAGGCACTGAAGACCCTGCAGTGTGTCGAGATCATTAATGGAGATGCTGAAGCTCCAGAATTACCGCCCAACAAAGTTCAGCCGTCCCAGTCCAGTAGTGAGGGTAGCAGCCATTCTAGTGGCAGCGCTGTCAGCACACCCAGCCTAAAAGAGCGTAAACCTCACCGGGCTGACCACAAGCGGAGTGGCATGTATTTAGAGGACTTAGACATCTTCTCAGGGACCCAAGTTAATAAAGTTGCTGAACAAAACCGCAGGAATGAGTTCTGCTCTTATGAGGACCTGGTTGTCCACATTCCCAAAGACCACAAGCCAGGTACCTTCCCCAAAGCACTGTCCATAGAGAGCCTGTCCCCAACCAATGGGGCGTCTATCAACTGGCACAGAGGCAGCATGCACCTGGACTCCCCACTGATCTCAtgcaggaaggaatccagaccTGTCACACAGTGCTGCTCCAGAGGCAGCCGCATCAGTGTGTATGATAATGTGCCTGGCTCACATCTGTACGCCAGCACTGGAGACCTGATAGacctggagaaggaagacctgtTTCCTCATCTAGACGACATCTTGCTGCACGTCAACGGTCTACAGCAGATAGTGGACCACTGGTCCAAAAATGTGTTGCCTGTGGGAGAAGGACTGTCACAGGTGGACAGCAAGAAGGAACATGAAGCAGGTCAACAGTCCTCCAGTCAGATCACATTGGACTTTGAGGGAAATTCAGTCGCAGAAAGCCAGACTACACCTAGTTACGGTGACAGAGACAGAGTATCACTTGCTGAGACCGAATCAACTGTCCTCAGGGAGAGGAGGGACTCGGGAGTAGGGGCTTCACTCACAAGACCTAATCG GTTACGGTGGCCCAGCTTTCAGATATCTAATCGCCTAAGTCACTCAGTGGCGTCCCTGCAGATCACCAACCAGTCAGCAGGCCAGCTCAGTTTGTTGCAGAAGTTTTCTCTGCTGCGCCTTACTGCAATCATGGAGAAGTACTCCATGTCCAACAAGCACGGCTGGACCTG GTCCGTGCCAAAGTTTATGAAGAGAATGAAGGTACCAGACTATAAGGATAAGAATGTGTTCGGCGTGCCTCTCATAGTGCATGTGCAGCGTTCTGGGCAGCCGCTGCCCCTCGGCCTGCAGCAGGCCCTGCGGTACCTGAGGAGCCAGTGTCTTGACCAG GTGGGTCTGTTCCGTAAATCAGGGGTGAAGTCTCGAATTCAAGCGCTCAGGCAGATGAATGAGAATTCTCCAGACAATGTGAACTATGAGGATCAGTCCGCCTACGATGTGGCTGACATGGTGAAGCAGTTCTTCAGGGATCTACCTGAGCCTTTGCTCACCAGCAAGCTGGGGGAGACCTTTCTCCATATCTACCAAT ATGTACCGAAGGACCAAAGGCTGCAAGCTGTCCAGGCAGCCATCATGTTGATGTCAGATGAAAACCGGGAGGTGCTGCAGACACTGCTCTGTTTCCTCAGCGATGTGACATCCTCTGTGGAGGAGAACCAGATGACACCCATGAACATTGCTGTGTGTCTGGCCCCCTCCCTCTTCCATCTCAATATACTCAAGAAAGATAATCTCTCACCAAG GGCCATGCGGAAGAAGTATGCCACTGGCAGACCAGACCAGAAGGATCTGAATGAAAACCTAGCAGCAACACAGGGCCTCGCTCATATGATAGTAGAGTGCAACCATCTTTTGAGGTACAATAACCTGTAG
- the LOC117457232 gene encoding stAR-related lipid transfer protein 13-like isoform X6, with protein sequence MKISQIEAKEACDWLRAAGFPQYAQLFEDSQFPIDITPVKRDHDFLDKDLVEPLCRRLNTLNKCASMKLDVNLPKKKSEDSDEEDLFAISDKWTFEWSSRRWSRLQDTDCLLGEGQPSSDGLPLRTTTSSESVLTDLSEPEISSLHSESSGGSGHRGLSTEDSDCSNRTGSDSAAMPDSTSLTMPHIPKDIAHYGSLPNKHGKISHTRAKDFLKRMETLRSNGTLGRGRKSLVIGSPVLQKEAQALKTLQCVEIINGDAEAPELPPNKVQPSQSSSEGSSHSSGSAVSTPSLKERKPHRADHKRSGMYLEDLDIFSGTQVNKVAEQNRRNEFCSYEDLVVHIPKDHKPGTFPKALSIESLSPTNGASINWHRGSMHLDSPLISCRKESRPVTQCCSRGSRISVYDNVPGSHLYASTGDLIDLEKEDLFPHLDDILLHVNGLQQIVDHWSKNVLPVGEGLSQVDSKKEHEAGQQSSSQITLDFEGNSVAESQTTPSYGDRDRVSLAETESTVLRERRDSGVGASLTRPNRLRWPSFQISNRLSHSVASLQITNQSAGQLSLLQKFSLLRLTAIMEKYSMSNKHGWTWSVPKFMKRMKVPDYKDKNVFGVPLIVHVQRSGQPLPLGLQQALRYLRSQCLDQVGLFRKSGVKSRIQALRQMNENSPDNVNYEDQSAYDVADMVKQFFRDLPEPLLTSKLGETFLHIYQYVPKDQRLQAVQAAIMLMSDENREVLQTLLCFLSDVTSSVEENQMTPMNIAVCLAPSLFHLNILKKDNLSPRAMRKKYATGRPDQKDLNENLAATQGLAHMIVECNHLLRYNNL encoded by the exons ATGAAAATATCCC AAATCGAGGCGAAAGAGGCGTGTGACTGGCTGCGTGCGGCAGGATTTCCCCAGTATGCTCAGCTCTTTGAAG ATTCCCAATTCCCCATTGACATAACCCCTGTGAAAAGAGATCATGACTTTCTGGACAAAGATCTCGTGGAACCTCTGTGCAG GCGACTCAACACCTTGAACAAGTGTGCCTCTATGAAACTTGACGTGAACCTTCCTAAGAAGAAA AGTGAAGACTCTGATGAAGAAGACCTGTTTGCTATCAGTGACAAATGGACCTTTGAGTGGAGCAGCCGGCGTTGGTCCAGGCTACAGGACACTGATTGTCTGCTGGGAGAGGGTCAGCCCTCCAGCGACGGCCTGCCTCTGAGAACCACCACCAGCAGCGAGAGTGTTCTGACTGACCTCAGCGAGCCAGAGATTTCCTCCCTGCACAGTGAGAGCAGCGGGGGCAGCGGCCACAGAGGCCTCAGCACAGAGGACTCTGACTGCTCCAACCGCACCGGCTCCGATTCTGCAGCAATGCCAGACTCTACTTCTCTCACAATGCCTCACATCCCCAAAGACATTGCCCACTACGGCTCACTACCTAATAAGCATGGCAAGATAAGCCACACCCGTGCCAAAGACTTCTTGAAGCGCATGGAGACACTGCGATCCAATGGAACACTGGGAAGGGGTCGTAAGTCATTGGTAATCGGCTCTCCGGTGCTGCAGAAGGAGGCCCAGGCACTGAAGACCCTGCAGTGTGTCGAGATCATTAATGGAGATGCTGAAGCTCCAGAATTACCGCCCAACAAAGTTCAGCCGTCCCAGTCCAGTAGTGAGGGTAGCAGCCATTCTAGTGGCAGCGCTGTCAGCACACCCAGCCTAAAAGAGCGTAAACCTCACCGGGCTGACCACAAGCGGAGTGGCATGTATTTAGAGGACTTAGACATCTTCTCAGGGACCCAAGTTAATAAAGTTGCTGAACAAAACCGCAGGAATGAGTTCTGCTCTTATGAGGACCTGGTTGTCCACATTCCCAAAGACCACAAGCCAGGTACCTTCCCCAAAGCACTGTCCATAGAGAGCCTGTCCCCAACCAATGGGGCGTCTATCAACTGGCACAGAGGCAGCATGCACCTGGACTCCCCACTGATCTCAtgcaggaaggaatccagaccTGTCACACAGTGCTGCTCCAGAGGCAGCCGCATCAGTGTGTATGATAATGTGCCTGGCTCACATCTGTACGCCAGCACTGGAGACCTGATAGacctggagaaggaagacctgtTTCCTCATCTAGACGACATCTTGCTGCACGTCAACGGTCTACAGCAGATAGTGGACCACTGGTCCAAAAATGTGTTGCCTGTGGGAGAAGGACTGTCACAGGTGGACAGCAAGAAGGAACATGAAGCAGGTCAACAGTCCTCCAGTCAGATCACATTGGACTTTGAGGGAAATTCAGTCGCAGAAAGCCAGACTACACCTAGTTACGGTGACAGAGACAGAGTATCACTTGCTGAGACCGAATCAACTGTCCTCAGGGAGAGGAGGGACTCGGGAGTAGGGGCTTCACTCACAAGACCTAATCG GTTACGGTGGCCCAGCTTTCAGATATCTAATCGCCTAAGTCACTCAGTGGCGTCCCTGCAGATCACCAACCAGTCAGCAGGCCAGCTCAGTTTGTTGCAGAAGTTTTCTCTGCTGCGCCTTACTGCAATCATGGAGAAGTACTCCATGTCCAACAAGCACGGCTGGACCTG GTCCGTGCCAAAGTTTATGAAGAGAATGAAGGTACCAGACTATAAGGATAAGAATGTGTTCGGCGTGCCTCTCATAGTGCATGTGCAGCGTTCTGGGCAGCCGCTGCCCCTCGGCCTGCAGCAGGCCCTGCGGTACCTGAGGAGCCAGTGTCTTGACCAG GTGGGTCTGTTCCGTAAATCAGGGGTGAAGTCTCGAATTCAAGCGCTCAGGCAGATGAATGAGAATTCTCCAGACAATGTGAACTATGAGGATCAGTCCGCCTACGATGTGGCTGACATGGTGAAGCAGTTCTTCAGGGATCTACCTGAGCCTTTGCTCACCAGCAAGCTGGGGGAGACCTTTCTCCATATCTACCAAT ATGTACCGAAGGACCAAAGGCTGCAAGCTGTCCAGGCAGCCATCATGTTGATGTCAGATGAAAACCGGGAGGTGCTGCAGACACTGCTCTGTTTCCTCAGCGATGTGACATCCTCTGTGGAGGAGAACCAGATGACACCCATGAACATTGCTGTGTGTCTGGCCCCCTCCCTCTTCCATCTCAATATACTCAAGAAAGATAATCTCTCACCAAG GGCCATGCGGAAGAAGTATGCCACTGGCAGACCAGACCAGAAGGATCTGAATGAAAACCTAGCAGCAACACAGGGCCTCGCTCATATGATAGTAGAGTGCAACCATCTTTTGAGGTACAATAACCTGTAG
- the LOC117457232 gene encoding stAR-related lipid transfer protein 13-like isoform X4, protein MFNKMTNAAGAEIEAKEACDWLRAAGFPQYAQLFEDSQFPIDITPVKRDHDFLDKDLVEPLCRRLNTLNKCASMKLDVNLPKKKSEDSDEEDLFAISDKWTFEWSSRRWSRLQDTDCLLGEGQPSSDGLPLRTTTSSESVLTDLSEPEISSLHSESSGGSGHRGLSTEDSDCSNRTGSDSAAMPDSTSLTMPHIPKDIAHYGSLPNKHGKISHTRAKDFLKRMETLRSNGTLGRGRKSLVIGSPVLQKEAQALKTLQCVEIINGDAEAPELPPNKVQPSQSSSEGSSHSSGSAVSTPSLKERKPHRADHKRSGMYLEDLDIFSGTQVNKVAEQNRRNEFCSYEDLVVHIPKDHKPGTFPKALSIESLSPTNGASINWHRGSMHLDSPLISCRKESRPVTQCCSRGSRISVYDNVPGSHLYASTGDLIDLEKEDLFPHLDDILLHVNGLQQIVDHWSKNVLPVGEGLSQVDSKKEHEAGQQSSSQITLDFEGNSVAESQTTPSYGDRDRVSLAETESTVLRERRDSGVGASLTRPNRLRWPSFQISNRLSHSVASLQITNQSAGQLSLLQKFSLLRLTAIMEKYSMSNKHGWTWSVPKFMKRMKVPDYKDKNVFGVPLIVHVQRSGQPLPLGLQQALRYLRSQCLDQVGLFRKSGVKSRIQALRQMNENSPDNVNYEDQSAYDVADMVKQFFRDLPEPLLTSKLGETFLHIYQYVPKDQRLQAVQAAIMLMSDENREVLQTLLCFLSDVTSSVEENQMTPMNIAVCLAPSLFHLNILKKDNLSPRAMRKKYATGRPDQKDLNENLAATQGLAHMIVECNHLLRYNNL, encoded by the exons AAATCGAGGCGAAAGAGGCGTGTGACTGGCTGCGTGCGGCAGGATTTCCCCAGTATGCTCAGCTCTTTGAAG ATTCCCAATTCCCCATTGACATAACCCCTGTGAAAAGAGATCATGACTTTCTGGACAAAGATCTCGTGGAACCTCTGTGCAG GCGACTCAACACCTTGAACAAGTGTGCCTCTATGAAACTTGACGTGAACCTTCCTAAGAAGAAA AGTGAAGACTCTGATGAAGAAGACCTGTTTGCTATCAGTGACAAATGGACCTTTGAGTGGAGCAGCCGGCGTTGGTCCAGGCTACAGGACACTGATTGTCTGCTGGGAGAGGGTCAGCCCTCCAGCGACGGCCTGCCTCTGAGAACCACCACCAGCAGCGAGAGTGTTCTGACTGACCTCAGCGAGCCAGAGATTTCCTCCCTGCACAGTGAGAGCAGCGGGGGCAGCGGCCACAGAGGCCTCAGCACAGAGGACTCTGACTGCTCCAACCGCACCGGCTCCGATTCTGCAGCAATGCCAGACTCTACTTCTCTCACAATGCCTCACATCCCCAAAGACATTGCCCACTACGGCTCACTACCTAATAAGCATGGCAAGATAAGCCACACCCGTGCCAAAGACTTCTTGAAGCGCATGGAGACACTGCGATCCAATGGAACACTGGGAAGGGGTCGTAAGTCATTGGTAATCGGCTCTCCGGTGCTGCAGAAGGAGGCCCAGGCACTGAAGACCCTGCAGTGTGTCGAGATCATTAATGGAGATGCTGAAGCTCCAGAATTACCGCCCAACAAAGTTCAGCCGTCCCAGTCCAGTAGTGAGGGTAGCAGCCATTCTAGTGGCAGCGCTGTCAGCACACCCAGCCTAAAAGAGCGTAAACCTCACCGGGCTGACCACAAGCGGAGTGGCATGTATTTAGAGGACTTAGACATCTTCTCAGGGACCCAAGTTAATAAAGTTGCTGAACAAAACCGCAGGAATGAGTTCTGCTCTTATGAGGACCTGGTTGTCCACATTCCCAAAGACCACAAGCCAGGTACCTTCCCCAAAGCACTGTCCATAGAGAGCCTGTCCCCAACCAATGGGGCGTCTATCAACTGGCACAGAGGCAGCATGCACCTGGACTCCCCACTGATCTCAtgcaggaaggaatccagaccTGTCACACAGTGCTGCTCCAGAGGCAGCCGCATCAGTGTGTATGATAATGTGCCTGGCTCACATCTGTACGCCAGCACTGGAGACCTGATAGacctggagaaggaagacctgtTTCCTCATCTAGACGACATCTTGCTGCACGTCAACGGTCTACAGCAGATAGTGGACCACTGGTCCAAAAATGTGTTGCCTGTGGGAGAAGGACTGTCACAGGTGGACAGCAAGAAGGAACATGAAGCAGGTCAACAGTCCTCCAGTCAGATCACATTGGACTTTGAGGGAAATTCAGTCGCAGAAAGCCAGACTACACCTAGTTACGGTGACAGAGACAGAGTATCACTTGCTGAGACCGAATCAACTGTCCTCAGGGAGAGGAGGGACTCGGGAGTAGGGGCTTCACTCACAAGACCTAATCG GTTACGGTGGCCCAGCTTTCAGATATCTAATCGCCTAAGTCACTCAGTGGCGTCCCTGCAGATCACCAACCAGTCAGCAGGCCAGCTCAGTTTGTTGCAGAAGTTTTCTCTGCTGCGCCTTACTGCAATCATGGAGAAGTACTCCATGTCCAACAAGCACGGCTGGACCTG GTCCGTGCCAAAGTTTATGAAGAGAATGAAGGTACCAGACTATAAGGATAAGAATGTGTTCGGCGTGCCTCTCATAGTGCATGTGCAGCGTTCTGGGCAGCCGCTGCCCCTCGGCCTGCAGCAGGCCCTGCGGTACCTGAGGAGCCAGTGTCTTGACCAG GTGGGTCTGTTCCGTAAATCAGGGGTGAAGTCTCGAATTCAAGCGCTCAGGCAGATGAATGAGAATTCTCCAGACAATGTGAACTATGAGGATCAGTCCGCCTACGATGTGGCTGACATGGTGAAGCAGTTCTTCAGGGATCTACCTGAGCCTTTGCTCACCAGCAAGCTGGGGGAGACCTTTCTCCATATCTACCAAT ATGTACCGAAGGACCAAAGGCTGCAAGCTGTCCAGGCAGCCATCATGTTGATGTCAGATGAAAACCGGGAGGTGCTGCAGACACTGCTCTGTTTCCTCAGCGATGTGACATCCTCTGTGGAGGAGAACCAGATGACACCCATGAACATTGCTGTGTGTCTGGCCCCCTCCCTCTTCCATCTCAATATACTCAAGAAAGATAATCTCTCACCAAG GGCCATGCGGAAGAAGTATGCCACTGGCAGACCAGACCAGAAGGATCTGAATGAAAACCTAGCAGCAACACAGGGCCTCGCTCATATGATAGTAGAGTGCAACCATCTTTTGAGGTACAATAACCTGTAG
- the LOC117457232 gene encoding stAR-related lipid transfer protein 13-like isoform X2, with the protein MFRELPESTGSECLGSMTPETQDFYLRMDHHHRRSGYRLGRIIARQQLLKKIAGEIEAKEACDWLRAAGFPQYAQLFEDSQFPIDITPVKRDHDFLDKDLVEPLCRRLNTLNKCASMKLDVNLPKKKSEDSDEEDLFAISDKWTFEWSSRRWSRLQDTDCLLGEGQPSSDGLPLRTTTSSESVLTDLSEPEISSLHSESSGGSGHRGLSTEDSDCSNRTGSDSAAMPDSTSLTMPHIPKDIAHYGSLPNKHGKISHTRAKDFLKRMETLRSNGTLGRGRKSLVIGSPVLQKEAQALKTLQCVEIINGDAEAPELPPNKVQPSQSSSEGSSHSSGSAVSTPSLKERKPHRADHKRSGMYLEDLDIFSGTQVNKVAEQNRRNEFCSYEDLVVHIPKDHKPGTFPKALSIESLSPTNGASINWHRGSMHLDSPLISCRKESRPVTQCCSRGSRISVYDNVPGSHLYASTGDLIDLEKEDLFPHLDDILLHVNGLQQIVDHWSKNVLPVGEGLSQVDSKKEHEAGQQSSSQITLDFEGNSVAESQTTPSYGDRDRVSLAETESTVLRERRDSGVGASLTRPNRLRWPSFQISNRLSHSVASLQITNQSAGQLSLLQKFSLLRLTAIMEKYSMSNKHGWTWSVPKFMKRMKVPDYKDKNVFGVPLIVHVQRSGQPLPLGLQQALRYLRSQCLDQVGLFRKSGVKSRIQALRQMNENSPDNVNYEDQSAYDVADMVKQFFRDLPEPLLTSKLGETFLHIYQYVPKDQRLQAVQAAIMLMSDENREVLQTLLCFLSDVTSSVEENQMTPMNIAVCLAPSLFHLNILKKDNLSPRAMRKKYATGRPDQKDLNENLAATQGLAHMIVECNHLLRYNNL; encoded by the exons AAATCGAGGCGAAAGAGGCGTGTGACTGGCTGCGTGCGGCAGGATTTCCCCAGTATGCTCAGCTCTTTGAAG ATTCCCAATTCCCCATTGACATAACCCCTGTGAAAAGAGATCATGACTTTCTGGACAAAGATCTCGTGGAACCTCTGTGCAG GCGACTCAACACCTTGAACAAGTGTGCCTCTATGAAACTTGACGTGAACCTTCCTAAGAAGAAA AGTGAAGACTCTGATGAAGAAGACCTGTTTGCTATCAGTGACAAATGGACCTTTGAGTGGAGCAGCCGGCGTTGGTCCAGGCTACAGGACACTGATTGTCTGCTGGGAGAGGGTCAGCCCTCCAGCGACGGCCTGCCTCTGAGAACCACCACCAGCAGCGAGAGTGTTCTGACTGACCTCAGCGAGCCAGAGATTTCCTCCCTGCACAGTGAGAGCAGCGGGGGCAGCGGCCACAGAGGCCTCAGCACAGAGGACTCTGACTGCTCCAACCGCACCGGCTCCGATTCTGCAGCAATGCCAGACTCTACTTCTCTCACAATGCCTCACATCCCCAAAGACATTGCCCACTACGGCTCACTACCTAATAAGCATGGCAAGATAAGCCACACCCGTGCCAAAGACTTCTTGAAGCGCATGGAGACACTGCGATCCAATGGAACACTGGGAAGGGGTCGTAAGTCATTGGTAATCGGCTCTCCGGTGCTGCAGAAGGAGGCCCAGGCACTGAAGACCCTGCAGTGTGTCGAGATCATTAATGGAGATGCTGAAGCTCCAGAATTACCGCCCAACAAAGTTCAGCCGTCCCAGTCCAGTAGTGAGGGTAGCAGCCATTCTAGTGGCAGCGCTGTCAGCACACCCAGCCTAAAAGAGCGTAAACCTCACCGGGCTGACCACAAGCGGAGTGGCATGTATTTAGAGGACTTAGACATCTTCTCAGGGACCCAAGTTAATAAAGTTGCTGAACAAAACCGCAGGAATGAGTTCTGCTCTTATGAGGACCTGGTTGTCCACATTCCCAAAGACCACAAGCCAGGTACCTTCCCCAAAGCACTGTCCATAGAGAGCCTGTCCCCAACCAATGGGGCGTCTATCAACTGGCACAGAGGCAGCATGCACCTGGACTCCCCACTGATCTCAtgcaggaaggaatccagaccTGTCACACAGTGCTGCTCCAGAGGCAGCCGCATCAGTGTGTATGATAATGTGCCTGGCTCACATCTGTACGCCAGCACTGGAGACCTGATAGacctggagaaggaagacctgtTTCCTCATCTAGACGACATCTTGCTGCACGTCAACGGTCTACAGCAGATAGTGGACCACTGGTCCAAAAATGTGTTGCCTGTGGGAGAAGGACTGTCACAGGTGGACAGCAAGAAGGAACATGAAGCAGGTCAACAGTCCTCCAGTCAGATCACATTGGACTTTGAGGGAAATTCAGTCGCAGAAAGCCAGACTACACCTAGTTACGGTGACAGAGACAGAGTATCACTTGCTGAGACCGAATCAACTGTCCTCAGGGAGAGGAGGGACTCGGGAGTAGGGGCTTCACTCACAAGACCTAATCG GTTACGGTGGCCCAGCTTTCAGATATCTAATCGCCTAAGTCACTCAGTGGCGTCCCTGCAGATCACCAACCAGTCAGCAGGCCAGCTCAGTTTGTTGCAGAAGTTTTCTCTGCTGCGCCTTACTGCAATCATGGAGAAGTACTCCATGTCCAACAAGCACGGCTGGACCTG GTCCGTGCCAAAGTTTATGAAGAGAATGAAGGTACCAGACTATAAGGATAAGAATGTGTTCGGCGTGCCTCTCATAGTGCATGTGCAGCGTTCTGGGCAGCCGCTGCCCCTCGGCCTGCAGCAGGCCCTGCGGTACCTGAGGAGCCAGTGTCTTGACCAG GTGGGTCTGTTCCGTAAATCAGGGGTGAAGTCTCGAATTCAAGCGCTCAGGCAGATGAATGAGAATTCTCCAGACAATGTGAACTATGAGGATCAGTCCGCCTACGATGTGGCTGACATGGTGAAGCAGTTCTTCAGGGATCTACCTGAGCCTTTGCTCACCAGCAAGCTGGGGGAGACCTTTCTCCATATCTACCAAT ATGTACCGAAGGACCAAAGGCTGCAAGCTGTCCAGGCAGCCATCATGTTGATGTCAGATGAAAACCGGGAGGTGCTGCAGACACTGCTCTGTTTCCTCAGCGATGTGACATCCTCTGTGGAGGAGAACCAGATGACACCCATGAACATTGCTGTGTGTCTGGCCCCCTCCCTCTTCCATCTCAATATACTCAAGAAAGATAATCTCTCACCAAG GGCCATGCGGAAGAAGTATGCCACTGGCAGACCAGACCAGAAGGATCTGAATGAAAACCTAGCAGCAACACAGGGCCTCGCTCATATGATAGTAGAGTGCAACCATCTTTTGAGGTACAATAACCTGTAG